ATATTTTTCTTGAATGCATCGACAGATTAAAAACCGCACATGCCATGAACAACTTCGTGATGATCTAGTTGAGCAATTTTTTTCCGCTTCATGGTCAATAAACTTCTTCACATTATGTTCTTTCTTGAATGATTTGGACCATTTTATtatgtttgaatttgaatttgaaaCCAAATTTCATAAATTACGGATTGAGATATTATCACATATGTGTGTCCGATATAACATTGTTTGAATTATTATGGTGATATTATAGATAGGAATTTCTCATTTGTATGCTTGTTAAATGGGAAATGTGTGTCATTTGTATGCTAGTGTAATGAAAAATAAATCAGATTTTAGGGAAAGCTGCTTACATAAATTGAGAAAAGACCTCACGAGATAACTTTCATAAATTATATGGACACGAAGTTTTTTATAtagttgttggagatgctcttagatttGTCTCCATGTGTGTATTATCAACGTAAAATTCTTTTGTAGCGATCGATGAGTCATGGGTCGCTAGTGAAATGCCTATAGTGACCACGATGAGTTCAAAATCACAATATTTGGTATGAAAAATAACACATGCTTTGTTGAAAATGGTACATGTTTTTATTAATGAGTGTTTGTTTAACTAGTAGTTAACTATTTTTCAATTAGCTACTAATCGCTCTTTCCAGCTAGTTAGATCTTCAATGAACCAAAATTTGGAAATTCCAATCCTACCCATGTTTTTATGAAGGGTATGGAGAATGAAATAAAGACTGTATTCATGGTTCCATTTCGAACTTTCTTTGTACGCTTTGGAATTCATGAAATTCCACTCTAATTCCACATATGTCATTGTTACAAATTAGTCCCTTAAAATTGATCACTCCTAGTAACCCATAAACCGAGGTCCCTATTTTTTTTGCGAAAATGATGAGAACTATTATAAAAGTTTACAAGAAGTATAAAGCATTTCAAACATTATAAAGAATACATTAAGATTTTGAGACCACCGAATGATCACTACTGCCGCAAGAACGAGTCGTCGACACGTCGTTGCTGTCGCTTCCTAACTGGAGTGGACTTGACTTTGTCGATGACAATCTAAAAGTCTTCGTGCATGTGTCCTAGGGACCGACTCGCGCCACATGATGAGAAACCATAACCTCATCAAACTATTCTTGTCGATGACCCGAGAACGAGTTCCTATTGGCAAGTTCGTTTGATGTTCATTTAGAAGAAAGGTGTAAGAAGCATCCAACTTTAAATTAACAAAGCACGATAGTAAAACAAGATTATTGTTGTCATACGCTCTTACAGTTTATCAGCACTAGTTGCACAATAAAAAGATACCTAAAAAATGAGTGTGTGCTTAGCAGTAGGACCCAGACGTCGGGGGCAAAGCTGGCCAAACGGGCTGTTCTTTTTGGGCCGGCCCGAAAGCACGCCGACCCGGCACACCACGGGCAAGGCACGATACGGGCTAATCGGGCCGTGCCAGGCACGCAGCCCCCCTCGGGCCGTGCCTGGGCCTGAGGGCtgggcacgcgggccggcacggcacgacccgtttaccatatttattatttatttatatatataaGATAAAAAATAACCTAATAGGCTAAAATCAGCTCAAAGAACAAcccaactgttggaattatgccctagaggcaataataaatatagttattattataattcctgtatcaagataatagtttattatccatgctataattgtattgaatgaagactcatttacatgtgtggatacatagacaaaacaccgtccctagcatgcctctagttggctagccagttgatcaatgatagtcagtgtcttctgattatgaacaaggtgttgttgcttgataactggatcacgtcattgggagaatcatgtgatggactagacccaaactaatagacgtagcatgttgatcgtgtcattttgttgctactattttctgcgtgtcaaatatttattcctatgaccatgagatcatataactcactaacaccggaggaatgctttgtgtgtatcaaacgtcacaacgtaactgggtgactataaagatgctctacaggtatctccgaaggtgttagttgagttagtatggatcaagactgggatttgtcactccttgtgacggagaggtatctcagggcccactcggtaatacaacatcacacacaagccttgcaagcaatgtaacttagtgtaagttacgggatcttgtattacggaacgagtaaagagacttgccggtaaacgagattgaaataggtatgcggatactgacgatcgaatctcgggcaagtaacataccgaaggacaaagggaatgacatacgggattatacgaatccttggcactgaggttcgaacgataagatcttcgtagaatatgtaggatccaatatgggcatcgaggtcccgctattggatattgaccgaggagtctctcggatcatgtctacatagttctcgaacccgcagggtctgcacacttaaggttcgacgttgttttatgcgtatttgagttatatggttggttaccgaatgttgttcggagtcccgtatgagatcacgaacgtcacgagggtttccggaatggtccggaaacgaagattgatatataggatgacctcatttgattaccggaaggttttcggagttaccgggaatgtaccgggaatgacgaatgggttccgggggttcaccgggggggggggggcaacccaccccggggaagcccataggccttgggggagacacaccagcccttagtgggctggtgggacagcccacaagtggtctatgcgccaagagaagaaaaatcaagaggaaaaaaaagggaggaggtgggaagggaggaggactccctcccaccaaacctagtccaactcggtttggggggggggagagtcctcccccttggctcggccgacccccttgagggtccttggaccccaaggcaaggccccctccctcccacctatatatacagaggttttagggctgatttgagacgacttttccacggcagcccgaccacatacctccacggtttttcctctagatcgcgtttctgcagagctcgggcggagccctgctgagacaaggtcatcaccaacctccggagcgccgtcacgctgccggagaactcttctacctctccgtctctcttgctggatcaagaaggccgagatcatcgtcgagctgtacgtgtgctgaacgcggaggtgccgtccgttcggtactagatcgtgggactgattgcgggattgttcgcggggcggatcgagggacgtgaggacgttccactacatcaaccgcgttctctaacgcttttgctgtacggtctacaagggtacgtagatcactcatcccctctcgtagatggacatcaccatgataggtcttcgtgcgcgtaggaaatttttgtttcccttgcgacgttccccaacaccaacatGTCAAAGTCGGCCCAAAAAACAACCAAACAGGCCAACATCAGCCCAAATAACAGCCTAAAAAAAACTAGCTCACTAGCGGGCCTATCGTGTCCACAGGCCGACCCGTATAGCCTGCATGTCGTGCTTGGGCCGAAAGGCTGCGCACATGGGCCGGCACAGCCCGGCCCGGCTAATATTCGTGCTCGGGCAGGTCGTGCCGTGCTAGGCCTGTTTATGGCAGGCCGTGCCGgaccggcccgtttggccaggacTGGTCGGGGGTTTCAACCTCCTTTTAgaacaaggaaataaaataacagtggaaaacgATTAGAATCAACCGGTTGATCTCTGTCTCTCGTAAACCTCCTCCTTTGTTCGACACGTGTCCTCGTGGGCCTGCCCACCGCATCCATCCAACCttatcctcatcccttcttcacctTATCTTCACACAGCCACGAGACATCTCCCTTCCCAGCGTCTCTcttccttctctctctccctctcgtctctctGATGCAGACCGGCCGGAAGGGAAATAGAGCCGGCCGTCGCCATTGCCGGAGACTTgcccccttcttctcctcctcccctatCGCGCTACAGGGATGTTGCAAGCCCTGCCTCCAAAAGCCGTCGTGTTTGTGCTGCAACGGAGCATCAATGGAGGGTTGCCATGGTCGTCAGCGATGGAGGCAGCCGATGCTGCAAGCCCTGGCGCTGCAATGAAGGCCGGAGTTGCAATAGAGCTCCTTCGGATGCACATGTGCTGCGTTGAAGCTCCATCGAAGTTGCTATGGAGCTTCGTCGGAGCCGACGATGCCGTAATGGAGCTCGGCCTGGGTTGCAATGGAGCTTCACCGGAGCGTCGATGCTGCAATGGAACTCGGCCGGAGTTGCAAGGAAGCTTCGCCAGGGCTACAATGAAGCTCACCGGACGTCGCCGATCCTTCATTGGAGCACCGCGTGGGGCTGCAATGGCGCTAGGTGAAGCTGTGGCGTTGCGCTGCTCGTTGATGTGATCCAACGACCCTATGTGACAAATCGTACGACCGAACAGATGAATGATTTCATTAAGAAATCATCCGACTGATTCGTAGCAGCGTCCAATAGTAGTAGGATGCCCGATGCGCAAAACGTAAGTAGTTGCgttacttttttatttttttgagggGTAAACTGTAGTTGTGTTACTTACTTTATTTTTTAGGGATAGCAGTTGTGTTACGGGCTGGTTTATTTCCCCTCTAGCCAGCCCATAGTCCACactaaagaaatgaaatcccaaaCTACCCATTCGAACTGCCACCCAGCCCACTAATCCCTCCCGAAAAGGCCCACCCACATTTGCGCCCCACGAAACAAAACGAGCCAGCCCGTCTCTCCCAACCTCCCCAAAACCCTAGCGCCTCCTCCCCCCCAAAAGCTCCGGCCGCGCGTGCAGCCCCCCGCCCGCCCGCCACCGCAGCCATGGCCGACGTCGACATGGAGGAGCTCCCCCAGACGCCCCGCTCGGTCTCCGGCGACGACCCCGACCTCTCCCTGTTCTCCGGCGAGGCCGACCTCGCGGCGGCCATCCTCGCCCGCCTCGGCGGCTCGCGGCGGGAGGTCGACGAGCACCTctgcgccaccgccgcctccttggCGCAGACCGTAAGGGACAGCGGCGTCTCCCCCTCCACCGTCGCCTACTTCGCGGCGGCGGCCGCCGCGCTGGGCCCGCTCGCCCGTGCGGGGCCCGCAGCCGCCGACGGCCACCTTGCGGGCGCGCTCCTCGCGTTCCTCTCCGCTGCGGTGCCCGCGCTCCCGGCCGCCGTCGTGCGCGCCCGCGGCCGCGAGGTCGCCGACGACGTGGCGCGCGTGCTCGAGTTCCCCTCCACGCCCGACTCCGGCGTGAGGGCGGGGGTGAGGTGCCTCGCGCACTTGATATCCGCGGGAGACAAGTCCAGCTGGGAGGCGGTGGAGCCGCTCTACGCCGTGGTGCTACGGCTCGTCACCGATGATCGGCCCAAGGCAAGCTACCATCAAGTCTCAGAAAATCGGTGCCATATCGGGGCATCTAGTATAAGATAATGCCAATGATTTCCACGGCTTTAAGTTTGCTTTACTTAGCCCAAATTGCGAGTGTTTGGATCAACATGTTGAAGATTGTTCATAGTTTACTTTAATGGGCTGCAGGTGCGAAATCAATCTCATTCCTGCTTGCGAGATATCCTCCTGAGTTTTCAGAGAAAAGCTGTTTTGGTTCCGGCAAGCGACGGAAttgcaagatgttttgaacggttTCTGCTGCTTGCTGGAGGATCCAATGATGCAAACACTGGTTCAGCAGCAGAAGGACCTAAGGGGGCTAAGGAGGTCATACATATTTTAAATGCTCTCAAGTGCTGCCTTCCTCTCATGGCATCCAAGCCTTCCAATACCATCTTAAAGTATTTTACAGCACTGTTGGGTCTGCGCCAACCAATTGTCACAAAGAGTATATTGGACATTCTGCATGCTGTTGGTGACAGCCCAACTGCGCAGCTTAAACCTGATATGCTATTGAATCTCATGTGTTCTCTCGGGACATCAGTCTCCACTGAAAGAAAATCAGGAGATGAACTCGCTTCAATTGCACGGATTCTAAATATTGGCACTAGAAAAGTTTATAGTCAGAATAAGAACGTTTTTGTTGTAAAGCTCCCGCTAGTGTTTACTTCGCTTGGAGGTTGGTGATTTTCATAAATTTAGCATTTGTAAGTTGTATCGTCATTCCTTGGTTGTTATATGTTACTTACAAATCAGATTAATGTATCTTACACAAATTGTTTCTCAGATATATTGGCAAGTGAATTTGAAGAAGCTAGATTTTGTGCTGTGGAGACTTTCAAAGGATTAATAGATAATTGCATTGATGAAAGCATGGTGTCTCAGGGCATTGACCAGATTaaggctagacatcaaggggtgaGATCACCCACCGTCATAGAGAAGATATGTGCCATCCTAGAGGGCTTGCTAGATGTACGCTACAGTGATGTATGGGACAAATCATTTTGTGTAATTTCATTCGCATTTGACAAGTTAGGTAAGCATGCCATTGCTTTCACCCTTACTTATGTTGGTTGTGTTGTTAGTCTAAGCTTCTATTGCTTTGTAAATCTCATTAGTTGGCACCTGAGGCTTCATTTGCAGTAATTCAACTTTTTAAAAGCACTTCTTTGCAATCTCGCCCTAAAACTGGCCTCTGCATTATCTTTATAGTTCTGTGATAATGGTTGTTGTAGATCTGTTTTAAATTTTCAGTAGCTTAGGCCTGTGCCAATGCATTGCCTCTTATGACGTTATTATAGAAGCATTAATAATTTAAGATACAACCATGTCAATGCATTGTTTCTTATGAGTTGTATTGTATCTACATTTAATAATTTAGGGTAATGCATGCATATGATTGGGGTAAAACCATTTTTTGCCTATGGCCACGTGCAAGGGTAGTATGTTAGCTAAGATACAACCTCAATCTCTTTCTTCATTAACTagtatgccacgtcatcgaaatgCCTATGAAACTGCGCTAAGAAACTAGCATTGGCACAGACCTTAGCAATATTGGATTGCAATTAATCTTTCTAGTTTGTGGTGTCTCGTCTGGTCATGGAGATGCAATTAATCTTTCACCATGTTTGTTGCCGGCCATTGCTATGTGCCATTAACAATCTCTACTTTGAATGCTTTCTGATAAATTggacttttttcttttcttttgctacTGCTAGTTTGTTGCTTGATATTAAGCTGTCTCAGTTCTTGAACTAATTTTTCATGGGAAACAATAGGAGAATCTTCATCTGCTCTATTGCCAGAAGCACTTAAGAACCTGGCAGACATGCAGAACATGTCAGATGATGACTTCTCTTTCCGGAAGCAGGTATTTCTGCCTACCACACATGCACTTTGATCTTACCCGCATACCTGCTTTTCCGCATGAATTACTTATGAAATTGCCTGCTGGTGAAGATTTGGGGTTGCCAGAACTTATGCTGCTTAGGATTTTGCTACGGCCTATGAGCATAGATGCATAGGAAATATATAAAGCTGTAGCATGTAAACTTGAATGCCCTCCATACAACTAGAATTAATTTGGGATATTATGTGATTAGTTAATCGGCTGGCTTaccttcaaatgcttctattttgCAGCTCAATGCATGTCTTGGTTCAGCAATTGCTGCAATGGGGCCAAAGAATGTTCTTGATATCCTTCATATTCAGTCAATATATGATGAAAATGAATGGATTCTACCTATTTTAGAAAGGCACATTGTTGGTGCTAGTTTACAGTTTTTCTTGAGAGATATTCTGGGCATCATTAGAGCTGTAGAGAAGAGTATTCCCAAGGTATGCCAGAAATTGAGATCTTTTTTTATGCTTTAGCAATAAAAGGATCAAGCCATTCATTTTTCAACTACAGCCTGATTATGTTTCCAATATCTGCAATTGACCAGCTTTTGAAAGACGATAAGCTTTTCTCTGCCAAGAGAGCAGAGGGTTATGTGTATTCACTTTGGTCTTTGTTACCATCTTGCTGCAACTATCCATTTGATACTTCAAGCAGCTTCAAAGTTCTACAAAATGTTTTATGCGACACTCTCCAAAACCAGCCTGACTTGCGTGGCATCATTTGTTCCAGTATTCAGGTCCTTCACATTGCCTCTATTCCAGTTACAGTGAACTGCTATGTAATTTTAAGTGTCTTTCTGACTTGTATTCGTTTTAGATTTTAATCAAACAAAACAAGGAAGCTTTGTCAATCAGTAACAAAGAGGACATTCTTGTTGAGGATGAATTAAGCAAAtctgaaagaagagcaaaagaacgCTATACTAAAGAGTTAGCTGAGGAAAATTTGAAAGAAATACGTGCTTTCTCCTCAAAATTCTTGGAGCTATTAAGTTCTATATTCCTGTCATCCTCAAAGGACGCTATTGGATTCTTACAGGTATATATCGTTGCTGTTTGCAATATAGATATGCTGTCATCTTATTGCGGGGCTTGATCCAATTGTACAGTTTGTGATTATTATGGGGCTTGATCCTTGTGGGTTATGCAATTTTTTCTCAGAGttgtttgatttttctttctaatttGTGTCTTTAAAGTGTAAATTTCCTGTAAGATAGGCTGATAGATTATCATTTCAAAGTTTGATAACAATCTCCATGATATCATTTGAATCCATTACTGCTAATAGTCAATTATATTTTCTGGAGTGCAATTTCATCATTCTCTTATGaatttcatgttgggttgtttcaTTGATTGACTGCATTTCAATTATATTGCTTGAAAGCCAGTAACTTACACGGCTTTGCCCTCTTCGTTGGACCTATAGCCTGCGATAAGTGAGATAGCGTCCATATCAGACAAAGATGTTGTGGGCAAGCTCTTCCTTGATGCAATAAGAAAGTTGCTGGATGCTACAAAAGCTGTTAATGCACAGCAAGTGGATGACGGTTCAATGCAGATTGAAGATGATTCCAATACAAATAACATGGCGAGGTTTCACGcagttcaattttttttatgtgtGCACCCTAGATTCCAGTTGAAGTCCAGTGTTGATTTCAAACCTTGATTTGAATTTCAGGGCCCTCCTTTTAGAATTTGCAGCTTCATTAATGCCTGGATTGACTGCAAAGTCTATCAATGTGCTATTCAGTTATGTAAAACCTGCAATTAAGGTACATATATGGTTTTAATGCAACTTATCTTTGTCTTTTCCATTTAAGCAACGTGTTACGTAAATTGCTTGTACCTTACTTCTTTTTTCTGGTTCTAGGATAGCGACTCAATGAATCAAAAGAGAGCATACAAGGTCCTCTCAATGTTACTTAAggtttgtttttgttttcatttaGTTAATTTATATgaacaattgcacaaaacaagaaaaacaacttcTGAACTTTTTTATGTATGCTGGACTATTTCAGGACGCTGAATTTATTGAGAGGAATTTAGATGTCCTGTTTGAATTGATGATTTCGTCGTTGCCATGCCAATTTCCATCGAAGCGGTACAGGCTTGAATGCCTGCATCACCTTATTGTTTACATTTTGAAGGTTGGTAAAGCAGAAACATCGACACAGTTTATGAACAAATGTACAATATCTGTATCTGGGAGAGCATTAACAAATGTGCATCGCTTTCTTGTCTGCAGGATCCATCTAAGCTTAGGAAGAGGGAAATTGTTAGTTCATTTCTCACTGAAATACTTCTTGCCTTGAAGGAGGTAACGATTTAGTATATTATACTTTGCACTTCATTATCAAATATCAATGTAGCCAGGAAGAAACTTTATAATGCTCAAGTAGCATGCTGCCAATTTGTCATTATTGTTTCTTATTCCCTTTGAAACACAATACATAATTACAGTTTCTTGTTATTACATAAGTCTGTTCtttagtatttttgaaatgaaaaTCGATCGAAGTGAGTTTCTCTGTTCAGAGTAGTACTCTAGACCATTACTGCTTACATTGATCAAGTGCTAATGTCAAATGGCATAGTTCTTTCTCTTAACTATAGTTACCGAAGCAAAGCTCATTTTTTCTGATAGAACAGCTTCTGAATGTACTTATGTGGTACAGGAAAGTCAGATGTGAGATTAATGGTGACGAGTTTATGTTTCTTTGCAGGCTAACAAGAAAACCAGGAATAGAGCTTATGATGTGCTTATTGAAATCGGACGCGCTTGTGAAGATGGTGAAAATGATGGGAGGAAGGACAGCTTGCACCAGTTCTTTGACATGGTACTTCAATGTCATTATGCATTTTGATTTCAGTTTTTTTATGGGAAGTCGACCACTTGAGCACTGTGATGTTgctatttgggtacctagcatTTTCCAGTGTGCTCAGTTGTCAACTCTTGATAATTGGAATCTTTTTCTCCCTCTGTACAACAAGATATGATCCATAGTTTGGTTTAACTTTGTCCGATTTCATGTTTAGGTAGCTGGTGGTCTAGCTGGTCAAACTCCACATGCGATCAGTGCCGCTGTGACTGGGTTAGCTCGCTTGACCTATGAGTTCTCAGATCTTATTGGAGTAGCGTACAAGCTCCTCCCATCGACTTTTCTTCTTATGCAGAGGAACAATCGAGAACTTGTCAAAGTAACATCATAACACACCTCCAGTTCATGAATTTAGCTAATCTATAATTTCATCACAAGCTCCTTGAACTAACATTGATATTGTGGCCAGGCCAACTTAGGCTTTATCAAAGCATTGGTGGCTAGATCTAAAGCTGATGTGCTTCATGAGCACTTGAAGGGAGTCGTTGAGGGTTTGTTGAGCTGGCAAAGTGATAAGAAGAATTCTTTGAAAGCAAAGGTATTGTCGTATCGATTGATTGTTTTTGATGGAGCACTGTTTATTTTTAAAAGGAATGTGCTATAAATAAAACCAAGTCCATAAAATGTAAAGTCAACACTTGTACAAGTTTGAAAAATGAATGCCTACTTCTGCATGTTAGTATTTTACTCTGTCTTTGCTGTTGTCCTACTTTATGTCAGGAAAGCATAAATAAGTGTTTGGGAAATGAATGCACATTTTTGCATATTAATGAACTCTTATCCTTTTATTTGAGCTTGCTTGTAATTTCACTCTTCTTATTATTAGGTATTTGAGCCTGCTAATAACTCCACTTGTTTTATTATTAGGTCAAGTCACTTGTTGAAATTCTTGTGAAAAAATGTGGTTTAGATGCGGTGAAAGCTGTGATGCCGGAAGAACATATGAAATTGCTCACCAATATCAGGAAGGTAAGTTCAATTGTGATACAAATCTGCAGAGTTCCAACAAAAGCTTTACAGAGAAGAAAATAATGACTTCTCCCTCTTATCGTCTTATTTCTACCATTTTTTTGCAATGTTTATTCCAGATTAATGAGCGTAAAATGAGGAAGGGCAATTCATCTGGGGATGGGGAGGCTATGTCCATGGCCTCAGGAGCTACAAGGTATTACTGGCATGATAATGCCATAATTTAGTGCCATCTGATCTTTTTATGGAAAGTCATGAGCTTAGACAAAAGTATTTTTTGTTTAATCTaatttaaacaaa
This genomic stretch from Hordeum vulgare subsp. vulgare chromosome 6H, MorexV3_pseudomolecules_assembly, whole genome shotgun sequence harbors:
- the LOC123406346 gene encoding RRP12-like protein, which encodes MADVDMEELPQTPRSVSGDDPDLSLFSGEADLAAAILARLGGSRREVDEHLCATAASLAQTVRDSGVSPSTVAYFAAAAAALGPLARAGPAAADGHLAGALLAFLSAAVPALPAAVVRARGREVADDVARVLEFPSTPDSGVRAGVRCLAHLISAGDKSSWEAVEPLYAVVLRLVTDDRPKVRNQSHSCLRDILLSFQRKAVLVPASDGIARCFERFLLLAGGSNDANTGSAAEGPKGAKEVIHILNALKCCLPLMASKPSNTILKYFTALLGLRQPIVTKSILDILHAVGDSPTAQLKPDMLLNLMCSLGTSVSTERKSGDELASIARILNIGTRKVYSQNKNVFVVKLPLVFTSLGDILASEFEEARFCAVETFKGLIDNCIDESMVSQGIDQIKARHQGVRSPTVIEKICAILEGLLDVRYSDVWDKSFCVISFAFDKLGESSSALLPEALKNLADMQNMSDDDFSFRKQLNACLGSAIAAMGPKNVLDILHIQSIYDENEWILPILERHIVGASLQFFLRDILGIIRAVEKSIPKLLKDDKLFSAKRAEGYVYSLWSLLPSCCNYPFDTSSSFKVLQNVLCDTLQNQPDLRGIICSSIQILIKQNKEALSISNKEDILVEDELSKSERRAKERYTKELAEENLKEIRAFSSKFLELLSSIFLSSSKDAIGFLQPAISEIASISDKDVVGKLFLDAIRKLLDATKAVNAQQVDDGSMQIEDDSNTNNMARALLLEFAASLMPGLTAKSINVLFSYVKPAIKDSDSMNQKRAYKVLSMLLKDAEFIERNLDVLFELMISSLPCQFPSKRYRLECLHHLIVYILKDPSKLRKREIVSSFLTEILLALKEANKKTRNRAYDVLIEIGRACEDGENDGRKDSLHQFFDMVAGGLAGQTPHAISAAVTGLARLTYEFSDLIGVAYKLLPSTFLLMQRNNRELVKANLGFIKALVARSKADVLHEHLKGVVEGLLSWQSDKKNSLKAKVKSLVEILVKKCGLDAVKAVMPEEHMKLLTNIRKINERKMRKGNSSGDGEAMSMASGATRQSGWNHTQMFSDFGSDDEDSNGPFSKQHTVASRNGSKASTRSNRKHQDKNLQEKFIDHSTGEPLDLLDQKTMRLALKSTGKKRAAPDDDDDDEIEMDPEGRMIIREERERRKKKPVVSHDEEADDKTSVRSQSVKRRKVASTGWSYTGHEYTSKKAGGDLKKKDKMEPYAYWPLDRKLLNRRSDRKQSARKGMASVMKMAKRFEGKSASGALAAKRTQKHKLKKNK